Below is a window of Brassica napus cultivar Da-Ae chromosome A5, Da-Ae, whole genome shotgun sequence DNA.
tagtaaaattgtaatatataataatatatgaggtgtttttatttttgcttcaGAAGTCAGAAATGATTTAGGGTTTTCCATAAAAGaaagaattataaaaagaaaattattcaaaaaaaaagttggaatACATGGTTTAGAGATGAATGATGAATCATCCATGATGATCCAAGGGTCATGATCTATCAGTTAAAGGAAGCCTTGATACTCTTTCTATCAGAAGGTATATGACTTTAAATCTCATTAATAAGAGATATGACTGAGGAagtatattatagaaaaaaaagattgcAACTCTTGACCAATTTGACTGAAAAAACATCTATTTAAACTTGGTCTAGAACAAAGATCATTTCTCCACCACcataaaaaatctaagaaatatCATGGCTTATTCTTCTCCTCTTTTTGCTTCTCCGTTTTTCTCAACCGATTCTTCTTTATTTGAAGTGGAGGTAACTCAAGACGAGTTCCATTCTTTCCACAAAATCGACAGAGACTTGTTCACCCGCCTCGTCTTTGTTCTAAAACGAGACATGAACCAATCGTCTCAAGTGATTGCGTTTCTCCTCGTGGTCGAGCAACTTGGCTTCGCACGCAACTTGGTCGGGTATCTTGTCTCATCACAAGACATGTTAATCGACGCGGTTGCCAACGAAGTCGGTGTGTGTCTTAGTATCTTATACAACCAAGAATACTCAAGCTTTGTCCTCCTTAACCACAACAACAATGATGAGGTGGTTATACCTTTTCTCAAAGGTCTAACTGACAGTAATCTCACTCTCAGTTACATCAACCAGTACCGCGAAACTATTCTCGTTGGAGTGACAAAGAATTTGAACGATGTCTGCAACCGAGCTTTCGATGATATATACGAGAAGGGCTACAAGGAGCAGTTGTTGGCGTTAGAGAGGGCGAAAGTGattgaggagatgaagaagatccGGTTGGGTGCTCCACAACAAACCCCTACTAGGTTTAGTGTTCAACGCCAAACCCCTAGCTGGTGGAATGTTCAACAACAGATCCCTCGTAGGTCGAGTGTTCAACAACGAACCTGTATTAGGTCGAGTGTTCGACGATCAACCCCTATAAAGGTGAGTGCTCCACAAGAATGGGTTCCTGCTCCAGCTGTTGAAGAAAAAGCAAAGGTGGCCGTGATGGAGACAGAGGGGGCGGACAACAAGGAGGACAAGGAAGAGGTGACGCCGGCGGATGATAGGACGGTGTTTCTGACGTTTTCCAAAGGATATCCAATTTCTGAATCGGAGGTTAGGGTTCACTTCACGAGGAAGTTTGGAGAAGTGATAGAAGCCATAGTGATGCAAGAAGTGCAAGAGAATGAGCAGCCCTTGTTTGCGAGGATGGTGTTGAAGATGGAATATGCGTCGAAGATTGAAGAGATTGTGACTCCAATGAACAAAAACAAGTTCACTATTGATGGAAAACATGTTTGCGTTCGCAAGTTCTTTCCTGCCCCCTCCACCTCGCATGTTTGACCGTCTTCTTGAGTTTTATAAGTTGTGTTTTttcttctgaaaaaaaaatggtgTTTGTTCTTTATTACTACATTGTAATTCATTAAAGTGGCAAGATGGATTACCTATTTTCTAATATATCTTTCGTTTtgaatgtgattttttttctattggataatacaattttaaaacCTGAAGTGCAGCACCGAAGGAGCAAAAGACCTTTTTCCTCGGTTGTAAagattcaaaataaatatttaaattaaatgaatgaTATAGTGATATAGAATTAGAAtacttataattaaattagaatctTAACATTAATGACATTTATAAATTTGGTAAAAAATACCACaatatcagttttttttaagtttacaaaATGAAACTTTTGCTGGACCaaagtttaaaattaattacgataaaattatatgtaaggTAACAAACGGCTCTCATAAAATTATCATTATCAAACACAATTTAGGTTGTACTTATTTCATGGTACAATactgctttttttttaatgaaaataaatttcaacATGTAGAAAAAGAGATACATACTAACATGAATAAACAAcataaccaaacaaacaaatagTAGCCATTGGAATTATCTTGCAAGGTATTCATTCATTATTAGTGGAAGGTTTCGGATTTTGAAATGTAAAATGCATGATATGATTCGGCGTATGTAGTTCGTACAGAAGAATAATAAATCAAAGATTGATTAGACGGTTACCAAATATGGTACTCACGATCAAATCTTGATCTTAACATTCatataagaaaagaataaacCAAAGCTTTTAGATGGTACTACGAAGACAATACTACTTCTGTAGGAAAAAATAACCGCTGAACTCTAATTAAATGCCACCATTATGTCTTGTTGCCAAGATAAAAGCATGAATTATGTTTCTTCTTTACCCAAGAATTTTGATGAATCATATCACTCCGTTCTTGTATTTCAACATGTACAAACCAATTAACCCTAGTTAAAACCCCTTACCAATCCTTAAGTTTTAGTTTCAGCTATGACAATTTGACTTTTGATACAATAGGCTACAAATGTTTGGTACAACTTGCAATAGTGTTTGAAGCATGTTTGTGAAATGTGTCCAGAGTGCTCTTCTGCTGCATCTGTGGAGTGGACAGATACAAGAAAGAATTACCGCAATCGGTGGATATGTGGAAATAATGGAGAAAGGAGTCTGTGGGTTGAAGAGTGGAGGTAAAAGCTTGGGAACTCCAATGCTGCAACTAAT
It encodes the following:
- the LOC106432352 gene encoding uncharacterized protein LOC106432352; amino-acid sequence: MAYSSPLFASPFFSTDSSLFEVEVTQDEFHSFHKIDRDLFTRLVFVLKRDMNQSSQVIAFLLVVEQLGFARNLVGYLVSSQDMLIDAVANEVGVCLSILYNQEYSSFVLLNHNNNDEVVIPFLKGLTDSNLTLSYINQYRETILVGVTKNLNDVCNRAFDDIYEKGYKEQLLALERAKVIEEMKKIRLGAPQQTPTRFSVQRQTPSWWNVQQQIPRRSSVQQRTCIRSSVRRSTPIKVSAPQEWVPAPAVEEKAKVAVMETEGADNKEDKEEVTPADDRTVFLTFSKGYPISESEVRVHFTRKFGEVIEAIVMQEVQENEQPLFARMVLKMEYASKIEEIVTPMNKNKFTIDGKHVCVRKFFPAPSTSHV